In the Pseudomonas sp. ADAK2 genome, one interval contains:
- the znuC gene encoding zinc ABC transporter ATP-binding protein ZnuC, which translates to MSNALIRLEQVAVTFAGQNVLENIDLSVEPGQIVTLIGPNGAGKTTLVRAVLGLLKPDSGSVWRKPKLRVGYMPQKLHVDPTLPLSVLRFLRLVPGVDRARALAALKEVGAEQVIDSPVQSVSGGEMQRVLLARALLREPELLVLDEPVQGVDVAGQAELYSLITRLRDRHGCGVLMVSHDLHLVMSTTDQVVCLNRHVCCSGHPEHVSGDPAFVELFGKNAQSLAIYHHHHDHAHDLHGAVVSAAPSAQPHVHGDSCKHG; encoded by the coding sequence ATGAGCAATGCGTTGATCCGTCTCGAACAGGTCGCCGTCACGTTTGCCGGGCAAAACGTGCTGGAAAATATCGATCTGAGTGTCGAACCGGGGCAGATCGTCACCCTGATCGGCCCTAATGGCGCGGGTAAAACCACGTTGGTGCGCGCCGTGCTCGGCCTGTTGAAGCCGGACAGCGGTAGCGTCTGGCGCAAGCCGAAATTGCGCGTTGGCTACATGCCGCAAAAACTTCACGTCGATCCGACCCTGCCGCTGTCAGTGCTGCGCTTCTTGCGCCTGGTGCCCGGTGTGGACCGTGCGCGGGCGTTGGCGGCACTCAAGGAAGTCGGCGCCGAACAGGTGATCGACAGCCCGGTGCAAAGTGTTTCCGGTGGCGAAATGCAACGCGTGCTGCTGGCCCGGGCGTTGTTACGCGAGCCTGAATTGTTGGTGCTCGATGAGCCGGTGCAAGGCGTCGACGTAGCCGGTCAGGCCGAGCTGTACAGTCTGATCACCCGCCTGCGGGACCGTCACGGTTGCGGCGTGTTGATGGTTTCCCACGATTTGCACCTGGTGATGAGCACCACCGACCAGGTGGTGTGCCTGAATCGCCATGTCTGCTGCTCCGGGCATCCGGAACATGTCAGTGGCGATCCTGCTTTCGTCGAGCTGTTCGGCAAGAACGCCCAAAGCCTGGCGATTTATCACCACCATCACGACCACGCCCATGACCTGCATGGCGCGGTGGTCAGCGCGGCCCCGTCGGCCCAACCTCACGTTCATGGAGATAGCTGCAAGCATGGCTGA
- the zur gene encoding zinc uptake transcriptional repressor Zur → MPKTPIASRPHDHSHCVHSALSEADTLCARQGLRLTALRRRVLELVWQSHKPLGAYDILAVLSEQDGRRAAPPTVYRALDFLLENGLVHRISSLNAFVGCNHPGHAHQGQFLICRECHAAIELEQKSISDAIVSSAKDVGFIVEAQTVEVIGLCSGCQGA, encoded by the coding sequence ATGCCTAAAACACCGATTGCCAGCCGTCCCCACGACCACTCTCATTGCGTCCATAGCGCATTGTCCGAGGCCGATACCCTGTGTGCGCGTCAAGGCTTGCGCCTGACCGCCCTGCGTCGGCGGGTGCTGGAACTGGTGTGGCAAAGCCATAAGCCGCTGGGTGCCTACGACATCCTGGCGGTGCTCAGCGAGCAGGACGGTCGCCGCGCCGCGCCGCCGACCGTGTACCGCGCGCTGGATTTCCTCCTGGAAAACGGCCTCGTGCACCGCATCTCCTCGCTGAACGCCTTCGTTGGCTGCAATCATCCGGGACATGCGCACCAGGGCCAGTTCCTGATTTGCCGCGAATGCCACGCCGCCATCGAGCTTGAGCAGAAATCCATCAGCGACGCGATTGTCAGCAGCGCTAAAGACGTCGGCTTTATCGTCGAAGCCCAGACCGTTGAAGTGATTGGTCTTTGCTCGGGTTGCCAGGGGGCTTGA
- the znuA gene encoding zinc ABC transporter substrate-binding protein ZnuA, whose product MSRLFSIFIAFFASFLLIGSAQAEVKVLTSIKPLQLIAAAVQDGVAIPEVLLPPGASPHNYALRPSDVRKVQSVDLVYWIGPDMEGFLPRVLKGRTLPTVAVQDLPDLKLRHFAEDSQSHAEDADEHDHDHRPGTLDAHLWLSPVNARVIATKMAADLSAADPANAARYQSNLKAFDERLDALDLRLKARLAGIAGKPYFVFHEAFDYFEDAYGLKHTGVFSVAAEVQPGAQHVAAMRTRLQEVGKTCVFSEPPLRPRLAETLVAGLPVKLAELDALGGYTPATAQGYAQVLEKLGNDLAGCLESL is encoded by the coding sequence GTGTCCCGACTTTTTTCTATCTTCATCGCATTTTTCGCCAGTTTCCTGCTGATCGGTTCGGCCCAGGCCGAAGTCAAAGTGCTGACCAGTATCAAGCCGCTACAGCTGATCGCCGCAGCGGTGCAGGACGGTGTAGCGATTCCGGAAGTGTTGCTGCCACCGGGTGCATCGCCGCATAACTATGCATTGCGCCCTTCCGACGTACGGAAGGTGCAGTCGGTGGATCTGGTGTACTGGATTGGTCCGGATATGGAAGGTTTCCTGCCCCGCGTGCTGAAAGGTCGCACATTGCCGACCGTGGCCGTGCAGGATTTGCCTGACCTGAAACTGCGCCATTTCGCCGAAGATAGTCAGTCGCACGCCGAAGATGCCGACGAACATGACCACGATCACCGTCCAGGCACCCTGGACGCGCATTTGTGGTTGTCGCCGGTCAATGCTCGGGTGATCGCCACGAAAATGGCCGCTGACCTGAGTGCTGCCGATCCCGCCAACGCGGCGCGCTATCAGAGCAACCTCAAGGCCTTCGATGAACGTCTGGATGCTTTGGATTTGCGGTTGAAGGCTCGGCTGGCAGGCATTGCCGGTAAGCCGTACTTCGTGTTCCACGAAGCGTTCGACTACTTCGAAGATGCCTACGGTCTCAAGCACACCGGTGTATTCAGCGTCGCCGCCGAAGTGCAGCCGGGTGCACAGCATGTCGCGGCGATGCGCACGCGTTTGCAGGAAGTGGGCAAGACCTGCGTGTTCAGCGAGCCGCCGTTGCGCCCGCGGCTGGCGGAAACCCTGGTGGCCGGTCTGCCGGTGAAACTGGCGGAACTGGATGCGTTGGGCGGCTATACCCCGGCGACCGCTCAGGGGTATGCGCAGGTGCTGGAGAAGTTGGGGAATGATTTGGCGGGGTGTCTGGAGTCGTTGTAA
- a CDS encoding homoserine kinase, which produces MSVFTPLARPELETFLAPYGLGRLLDFQGIAAGSENTNFFISLEQGEFVLTLVERGPVQEMPFFIELLDVLHDADLPVPYALRTIDGVALRELAGKPALLQPRLAGKHIKEANAQHCSQVGELLGHLHLATQANMIKRKTDRGLDWMQEEGTQLLSHLNAEQSDLLQRALDEITQQKTKILALPRANIHADLFRDNAMFEGTHLTGLIDFYNACSGPMLYDVAIALNDWCSDEQGVIDGPRARALLGAYAALRPFTAAEAELWPTMLRVACVRFWLSRLIAAESFAGQDVLIHDPMEFQQRLAQRQKVSTPLPFAL; this is translated from the coding sequence ATGTCTGTGTTCACCCCCCTGGCTCGGCCCGAGCTGGAAACCTTTCTCGCCCCATACGGGCTCGGCCGCCTGCTCGATTTCCAGGGGATTGCCGCCGGTAGTGAAAACACCAATTTCTTTATCAGCCTGGAGCAGGGCGAGTTTGTCCTGACCCTGGTTGAACGCGGCCCGGTTCAGGAAATGCCGTTCTTCATCGAACTGCTCGACGTGTTGCACGACGCCGACCTGCCGGTGCCCTACGCGCTGCGCACCATTGACGGCGTGGCTTTACGTGAACTGGCCGGCAAACCGGCGCTGCTGCAACCGCGCCTGGCCGGCAAGCACATCAAGGAAGCCAACGCCCAGCATTGCTCTCAGGTCGGCGAGCTGCTCGGCCACCTGCATCTGGCGACTCAGGCCAACATGATAAAGCGCAAGACCGATCGTGGTCTGGACTGGATGCAGGAGGAGGGCACGCAGTTGCTCTCGCATTTGAACGCCGAGCAGAGCGATCTGCTGCAGCGGGCATTGGACGAAATCACTCAGCAGAAAACCAAAATTCTGGCGCTGCCGCGGGCCAACATCCACGCCGACCTGTTCCGCGATAACGCGATGTTCGAAGGCACGCACCTGACCGGGCTGATCGACTTCTACAACGCCTGTTCCGGACCGATGTTGTACGACGTGGCAATTGCCTTGAATGACTGGTGCTCGGACGAGCAAGGTGTGATCGACGGGCCGCGTGCCCGCGCCTTGTTGGGTGCTTATGCGGCACTGCGGCCATTCACGGCGGCGGAGGCCGAGTTGTGGCCGACCATGCTGCGCGTGGCGTGCGTGCGATTCTGGCTGTCGCGATTGATTGCCGCGGAATCGTTCGCCGGGCAGGACGTGTTGATTCACGATCCGATGGAGTTTCAGCAGCGCTTGGCGCAGCGGCAGAAGGTCAGCACACCGTTGCCTTTCGCCCTTTAA
- a CDS encoding DUF2782 domain-containing protein, producing the protein MRTLNRLLLAGLFATAPLAVMAADDAPTPEPEVTIRTEGDKVIQEYRQNGFLYAIKVTPKGAPPYFLVRADGTDANFIRSDQPDMLIPSWKIFEWK; encoded by the coding sequence ATGCGCACACTAAATCGCCTGTTGCTGGCTGGGTTGTTTGCAACCGCTCCATTGGCCGTCATGGCGGCGGACGATGCGCCGACGCCGGAGCCGGAAGTCACGATCCGCACGGAAGGGGACAAGGTCATTCAGGAGTACCGGCAAAACGGTTTCCTGTATGCGATCAAGGTCACGCCCAAGGGCGCACCACCGTATTTTCTGGTGCGCGCGGACGGGACCGATGCAAACTTCATCCGCTCCGATCAGCCGGATATGCTGATTCCGTCGTGGAAGATCTTTGAGTGGAAGTAG